The DNA segment TCTCCGGCAGCCTCGACACGACAGTGCGGATCTGGGATGCCGACGGCCGGCAAGTCGACGCTCCGTTGACCGGCCACAACCGCTGGGTGACGGCGGTGGCCCTTGGGCGCCTCGGTGACCGGGATGCCATCGTCTCTGCCAGCGATGACGGGACGGTGCGGTTGTGGGATGCCGACGGCCGGCAGATCGGCGACCCACTGACGGGTCACACCGGTGCGGTGCGCGCGGTCGCGGTTGGGTGGCTCGGTGACCGGGATATCATCGCCAGCGCCAGCAACGACGGCACCATGTGGTTGTGGGATGCCGACGGCCGGCGGATTACCGATCCATTGACTGGCCACACCGGCGCCGTGACTTCAGTGGCGGTCGGGCGGCTCGATGACCGGGATGTCATCGTCTCTGCCAGCTATGACGGGACGGTGCGGTTGTGGGATGCCGACGGCCGGCAGATCGGCGACCCACTGACGGGCCACGCTGACTGGGTGTTCGTGATGGCCCTCGGGCGGCTCGATGACCGGGACGTCATCATCTCCGCCGGCCGCGACAGCACGGTACGGATGTGGGATGCGAGCGATCGGTCGACGTTCGTCGGCCCGAACGACAGTTGGTGCCTGCCGCCGTCGTCATCGCCGCCACCGAGATAGGTGGCCAGCCGATCCGCCTCGGCCAGGTGGCTGCGGGTGGTATCGGCGTCACCGGCGCGGGCGGCCAGGATCGCCGAACGCAGATGCAGCGGCCCGGCTACCCGCAGCGCCTCCCGATCATCACCGCAGCGGCCCGGATCGATCTCGTCTCGGACGCGATCCAGCAGCCGCTGGCCGATGTCATAGGAACCGGCCTGCAGCATCGAGTTCGTTCGCGCCCAGGCCGCCAACGCGCCCATCAATGGATCCGAGGAACGTTCGGCCGCCCATGTGGTGCGATCCTCGACCACCGCAGACAGGTCGGCGTACCCGATCTTGTAGGTGACCGAATGGGCCGCGAACAGCAGCACCGTCAACAGCCCGAACCTACGTTCGCGGTCCGGCCCGGTCGCCTCATGCGCCGCGGCTGTCGCCTCCATCAGCAGCTCAGGTAGCACAGTGAGTAGGCGGGCATGCTGGGCGGCGCGGCGCATCTCGGCCACCGCGCCCGTGTCGGCCTGCAGCAGCTCCCTCACCACCCCGCCGACCTCGCGCTCGGCTCACGCTCAGCGTACGGGGCGCCACGCTACCGGCATCGCCGATTTCAGGATCGCCACGACCCCGAGGCGATGAACCGCTCCACCGTGGCCGTCAGATCCTCGCCCGGCTGCTCATCCAACAGACCCGCCTCGCGGGCCGCGGTCGCGTCCACCCGGTAGCTGCACGGGTCAGCCTTGCCGTCCCATCCCACCGTCGCCCCAAACGCCCGTGCCACCGTGCTGACCGCGTCCTCGAACGTCAGGTTCACCGAGGCCACGTTGAACGTGCCCGTCGTCCGGTCCCGCGCCGCCCGCCACAACGCCCTCGCGGCCTGGTCGCGGTGCAGCCAGCCCCGCCAGTGCTCCGGGTCCGGCACCGTCACCGTCCCAGACGCCGATGCCTCGCTGACCCATTTCTGTACCCGGTCCGCCCGTACGCCGCGCTCATCCGGCCCGTACAACGCGCCCAGCCGCAACACGCACCACGACAGGGCCGAGGTCACGAGTTGCTGCTCCAGGCCGTACTTCACGCGCGCGTGCCCGCTGACCAGCTCAATCTCCGCGTCCTCCGCGCACAGCCGGTCGCCCTTGTTCCCGTACACCGTGCACGTCGACACCAACACCACATGCAGCCCCGCCGGCGCCACCGCCACCAACTCCGCCAGCCGCTCCGGCTCCTCGTCGTTCGCGCCATCCAGCAGCCACACCGCCGAGCAGCCGCCCGAACCGTTCGACATGTCGGCCAACCACGCCTGCCACGACACGCTCGGCACGCCGTCCCGCTCGCCGCCCTCCCGGCTGACCACCGCAACCTCGAAACTCTCGGCGCCAGCAGCGGTCACCACATGGGAGCCAACGTACCCATGCCCCCCAACAACGAAGCACTCCTCCACGGCCAAAGCCTCCATATGCGGCGACAGCTTTCCGACCGACCCTATCCGCGACAGCATCGAGTCCCCGCCGTGTGCTGGGGTGGTCACCGCGTCGCTGCCGGCACCACCCCAGCCCTTCCTTGGCATTACTGGCTGTACGCGGATCTAGACGCACCGCGAGCTGGGGAGGACAATGCATACGAGCGGCGTGTCAGCAGGGTGGTGAGGGTTGTGGTACCGGCAAGCGATCGCCCGAAAGGAGATCCGGACCGCATGGATCTTGTCCTGCTCAGGTGCACGAAATGCGGGGAGCACCTTCCACTACAAGCGACCTGGCCGAGCCATTGCCCAGCATGCGGCGCGAAGAAGATCTTCCTCGACAAAGTCACGCCCGACTCGTAACGGGGATCATGGGTCGTGGTCATCGAGCAACTGCAGGGTCTGCACACGATTTTCACCCGCCGCTTCCTGTTTAATGCTCTGTTGCCGACACTCATCTTCGTGTCGGTCGATGCCGCGGCTGTCATTCTGTTCATGGATGCTTGGCCAACTACATCGGCCTGGTGGGGCAATTTGGACCTGCCTTCTCAGGCGATATTAGCGATTTCCTATCTGGCGGCCATTTGGTTCCTCGCTGTGGCGGTTGCAAGCCAGTGGCGAGGTATTGTGCGTCTCTACGAGGGATACCCCGCCTTAGCATTGTGCTCCTGGCTGCACATACCGGCGCCAGGTGTTACATGGCATCGCGACAGGTTGAGAACATTGCAGGGATCGGACCCGTACTCGGTCTACACGTATTATCCGGGACAGCGTTACGACGATGTGCTGCCCACGCGACTGGGAAACATCCTGCGCGCCGCAGAAAAATACCCAATCGATCGTTACGGAATTGACCCGATTATCTACTGGCCCCGCTTGTACCCGTTCCTGCCGGAAGCTTTTCAGCGAGACTTCGAGGAATTTACTCGCGACTACGAGTTCCCCTTGGTGGTCTCGATCCTTTCTCTCGGATCTGGCGTTCTGTGTGGCGTGGCGGCGTTGCTGACCGGGCAGCGTCCAATCGTCTTCATCGCCGTGGTCGTCGGTCTGTTCGCCGTGGCATATGGCGCATACCTGGTCGCCATTCCTGGTGCTGTTGAGATGGCGGAACAGCAACGGGTCGCCTTCGACCTGTATCGTGGCCTGATCTTGGAGGCGTGGCCCACGGTCGAAGACGTACAGGATGACGGAGAGGCGTACGAGGCGATCACCGATTTCGTTGTCCAAAACGCCAATCCGCGCTG comes from the Fodinicola acaciae genome and includes:
- a CDS encoding NAD-dependent epimerase/dehydratase family protein, with protein sequence MTAAGAESFEVAVVSREGGERDGVPSVSWQAWLADMSNGSGGCSAVWLLDGANDEEPERLAELVAVAPAGLHVVLVSTCTVYGNKGDRLCAEDAEIELVSGHARVKYGLEQQLVTSALSWCVLRLGALYGPDERGVRADRVQKWVSEASASGTVTVPDPEHWRGWLHRDQAARALWRAARDRTTGTFNVASVNLTFEDAVSTVARAFGATVGWDGKADPCSYRVDATAAREAGLLDEQPGEDLTATVERFIASGSWRS
- a CDS encoding WD40 repeat domain-containing protein, with protein sequence MPPVSRSAPPLTGHTNSVAAVAVGRLGKRDVIVSGSLDTTVRIWDADGRQVDAPLTGHNRWVTAVALGRLGDRDAIVSASDDGTVRLWDADGRQIGDPLTGHTGAVRAVAVGWLGDRDIIASASNDGTMWLWDADGRRITDPLTGHTGAVTSVAVGRLDDRDVIVSASYDGTVRLWDADGRQIGDPLTGHADWVFVMALGRLDDRDVIISAGRDSTVRMWDASDRSTFVGPNDSWCLPPSSSPPPR